One Janthinobacterium sp. TB1-E2 genomic region harbors:
- a CDS encoding DUF1987 domain-containing protein, translated as MQLPSPLFIAATPSSPEIDFRFEQHTLSIKGESYPENAAAFYGPLIAAVRAYLEGCRDAAITVNVSLAYFNSSSTKMLFTLFDTLNQAAVDGNQVRLNWYHDEDDDTILEFGQELQQDFTALDFHDHPVQGS; from the coding sequence ATGCAATTACCGTCACCACTGTTCATCGCCGCGACCCCGAGTTCGCCCGAAATCGACTTCCGTTTCGAGCAGCACACCCTGTCGATCAAGGGCGAGTCGTATCCGGAAAACGCGGCCGCCTTCTATGGCCCGCTGATCGCCGCCGTGCGCGCCTACCTGGAAGGCTGCCGCGATGCTGCCATCACCGTCAACGTCTCGCTGGCCTACTTCAACAGCTCGAGCACGAAGATGCTGTTTACCCTGTTCGACACCCTGAACCAGGCGGCCGTCGATGGCAACCAGGTACGCCTGAACTGGTACCACGACGAGGACGACGACACCATCCTGGAATTCGGCCAGGAGCTGCAGCAGGACTTCACGGCGCTGGACTTCCACGACCATCCCGTGCAGGGCAGCTAG
- a CDS encoding SiaB family protein kinase produces MLYEEFNEFWDVARKRNIIFFYVGYFSQHVVNAISETIKARLDTAGAAGPTRRRIFSSFIEMSQNIMHYSADSLTPDAQLDQQMRRGSFCIGTRGDSFFLLCANPVSTDNVAQIRARLEPLHTMTMEEIRLAYKKALREEAPADSKGAGLGFLTMARDASEPLEFEFVQDPQEPGHTIFCIKAII; encoded by the coding sequence GTGCTGTACGAAGAATTCAACGAGTTTTGGGATGTGGCACGCAAGCGCAACATCATCTTTTTTTACGTGGGCTATTTCTCGCAGCACGTGGTGAACGCCATTTCCGAAACCATCAAGGCACGCCTCGACACGGCCGGCGCGGCCGGGCCCACGCGGCGGCGCATCTTTTCCTCGTTCATCGAGATGTCGCAAAACATCATGCATTATTCCGCCGACAGCCTGACGCCCGATGCGCAGCTGGACCAGCAGATGCGGCGCGGCTCGTTTTGCATCGGCACGCGCGGCGACAGCTTTTTTCTGCTGTGCGCCAACCCCGTCTCGACGGACAACGTGGCGCAGATCCGCGCCCGCCTGGAGCCGCTGCACACCATGACGATGGAAGAAATCCGCCTGGCCTACAAAAAGGCCTTGCGCGAGGAAGCGCCGGCCGACAGCAAGGGCGCGGGCCTGGGGTTTCTCACCATGGCGCGCGACGCCAGCGAGCCGCTGGAATTCGAATTCGTCCAGGATCCCCAGGAGCCGGGCCACACCATCTTCTGCATCAAAGCCATCATTTGA
- the fur gene encoding ferric iron uptake transcriptional regulator, whose translation MDILRELRESGLKVTIPRLRILQLFQEGTIKHLSADDVYKLLLAEKIDVGLATIYRVLMQFAEAGILFRRHFESGHAVFELNEGQHHDHLVCTGCGKVDEFVDEGIELRQNEIAAERGFVLHEHALSLYGTCAECTAKKVPPRKPS comes from the coding sequence ATGGATATATTGAGGGAACTGCGTGAATCGGGCTTGAAAGTGACCATCCCCCGCTTGCGGATTCTGCAGCTGTTTCAAGAAGGCACGATCAAGCACCTGAGTGCGGACGATGTCTACAAACTCTTGCTGGCCGAAAAAATCGACGTGGGCCTGGCCACCATCTACCGCGTGCTGATGCAGTTTGCCGAAGCGGGCATTCTGTTTCGCCGCCACTTCGAATCGGGCCACGCCGTCTTCGAACTGAACGAAGGCCAGCACCACGACCACCTGGTCTGCACCGGTTGCGGCAAGGTCGATGAATTCGTCGATGAAGGCATCGAGCTGCGCCAGAACGAAATCGCCGCCGAACGGGGCTTCGTGCTGCATGAGCATGCGCTGTCGCTGTACGGCACCTGCGCCGAATGTACGGCGAAGAAAGTCCCGCCGCGCAAGCCCTCCTGA
- a CDS encoding GGDEF domain-containing protein yields MRAALSESGLEPDLFTVEAAALAAARRMHADANASGAEQRRVLGELIVHYERLMRETRRLIGRSDRAERDMHLLNRQLQTLAGQLEYRATHDPLTGALNRGAVIDHASRCLAQGDMALIVLDIDLFKQVNDDFGHPAGDGVIQAVVDCLKGLLGQETAIGRVGGEEFSVVWPTSSRDDAAQVAQRICETVGRQRHAAPITRAITVSVGLSWNRAGTPFETAYSHADQALYQAKREGRNCVRQWLES; encoded by the coding sequence ATGCGCGCCGCCCTCTCCGAGTCCGGCCTGGAGCCCGACCTGTTCACCGTGGAAGCGGCGGCGCTGGCTGCCGCGCGCCGCATGCACGCCGACGCCAATGCCTCGGGCGCGGAACAGCGGCGCGTGCTCGGTGAACTGATCGTCCACTACGAGCGGCTGATGCGCGAGACGCGGCGCCTGATCGGCCGCAGCGACCGCGCCGAGCGCGACATGCATCTGCTGAACCGTCAATTGCAAACCCTGGCCGGCCAGCTAGAATACCGTGCCACGCACGACCCGCTGACGGGCGCCCTGAACCGCGGCGCCGTCATCGACCACGCGTCGCGCTGCCTGGCGCAGGGCGACATGGCGCTGATCGTGCTCGATATCGACCTGTTCAAGCAGGTCAACGACGACTTCGGCCACCCGGCCGGCGACGGCGTGATCCAGGCCGTGGTCGACTGCCTGAAGGGGCTATTGGGACAGGAAACGGCCATCGGCCGGGTTGGCGGCGAAGAGTTTTCCGTCGTCTGGCCCACCTCTTCGCGCGACGACGCGGCGCAAGTGGCGCAGCGCATCTGCGAGACGGTCGGCCGCCAGCGCCATGCGGCGCCCATCACGCGCGCCATCACCGTCAGCGTGGGCCTGAGCTGGAACCGTGCCGGCACGCCGTTCGAGACGGCCTACAGCCATGCGGATCAGGCCCTGTACCAGGCCAAGCGCGAAGGACGCAACTGCGTGCGCCAATGGCTGGAGAGCTGA
- a CDS encoding NAD(P)H-dependent oxidoreductase → MTKTTPKRILILLGHPSSDSFCAALADAYAATARSEGHTVRELRLGQLDFDPILHEGYRQVQPLEADLLAVQEAISWAEHLVFAYPIWWGGAPALLKGFIDRVFLPGYAFKYRPGKAFPAQLLLGRTAQLLVTMDTPPWYFRWVYHMPGIHQLRKTTLEFCGIKPVRVASFGPILNATEPQRARWLEQAKALARRL, encoded by the coding sequence ATGACCAAGACGACACCCAAGCGCATTTTGATACTCCTCGGCCACCCGTCCAGCGACAGCTTTTGCGCCGCCCTGGCCGATGCCTACGCCGCCACGGCCCGCAGCGAAGGCCACACCGTGCGCGAGCTGCGCCTGGGCCAGCTCGACTTCGATCCCATCCTGCACGAAGGCTACCGCCAGGTGCAGCCGCTGGAAGCGGACTTGCTGGCCGTGCAGGAAGCCATCAGCTGGGCCGAACACCTGGTGTTCGCCTACCCGATCTGGTGGGGCGGCGCGCCGGCCCTGCTGAAGGGCTTCATCGACCGCGTCTTCCTGCCCGGCTACGCCTTCAAATATCGCCCAGGCAAGGCTTTCCCGGCGCAGCTGCTGTTGGGCCGCACGGCCCAGCTGCTGGTGACGATGGATACGCCGCCCTGGTATTTCCGCTGGGTCTACCACATGCCCGGCATCCACCAGCTGCGCAAGACGACGCTGGAATTTTGCGGCATCAAGCCCGTCAGGGTGGCCAGCTTCGGTCCCATTTTGAACGCCACCGAGCCGCAGCGCGCGCGCTGGCTGGAACAGGCGAAGGCGCTGGCCCGGCGCCTGTAA
- a CDS encoding OmpW/AlkL family protein, giving the protein MKKSATAAAIVLTAIGAFASNAMAQEGPWLVRARAVHLDPADKSAPVGGVGASDRLTVSSKTIPEIDISYFFTPNIAAELILTYPQKHDVKLDGNNIGTFKHLPPTLSLQYHFMPEKQFSPYVGAGINYTNISDVKLLNGAGRLEHDSWGYSLQAGVDYKLDKNWSLNFDIKKVQIRSDVFIGGAKASEVKVDPLLIGVGVGYRF; this is encoded by the coding sequence ATGAAAAAGTCCGCAACTGCAGCAGCAATCGTCCTGACCGCCATCGGCGCATTCGCCAGCAACGCAATGGCACAGGAAGGCCCATGGCTGGTCCGTGCGCGCGCCGTGCACCTCGATCCGGCCGATAAATCTGCTCCTGTTGGTGGCGTCGGCGCATCCGACCGTTTGACGGTCAGCAGCAAGACGATTCCTGAAATCGATATTTCGTACTTCTTCACCCCGAATATCGCTGCCGAGCTGATCCTGACTTACCCGCAAAAGCATGACGTCAAGCTCGATGGTAACAATATCGGTACCTTCAAGCATTTGCCACCGACCCTGTCGCTGCAATACCACTTCATGCCTGAAAAACAGTTCAGCCCTTACGTGGGTGCCGGCATCAACTACACGAATATTTCGGACGTGAAATTGCTGAACGGCGCCGGCCGCCTGGAGCACGACAGCTGGGGCTACTCGCTGCAAGCCGGTGTCGACTACAAACTGGATAAAAACTGGTCCCTGAACTTCGACATCAAGAAAGTGCAGATCCGCAGCGACGTCTTCATCGGTGGCGCCAAGGCCAGCGAAGTCAAGGTCGATCCTCTCCTGATCGGTGTCGGTGTCGGTTACCGCTTCTAA
- a CDS encoding MerR family transcriptional regulator codes for MYIGEIARLAGTSPKALRHYEALGLLGDVRRSGVYRVYTQQDLAQVKLIRQAQVLGFRLAELLPVLAGDDTDWAALSQHIAAKRAQVRQDIARLRQLDAQLADIDTEIGDCLARQRLQKAA; via the coding sequence ATGTACATCGGAGAAATCGCCCGCCTGGCGGGCACCTCGCCCAAGGCCTTGCGCCACTATGAAGCGCTGGGCTTGCTGGGGGACGTGCGCCGCTCGGGCGTCTATCGCGTCTACACGCAGCAAGACCTGGCGCAAGTCAAATTGATACGCCAGGCGCAGGTCCTGGGCTTCCGCCTGGCCGAACTGCTGCCCGTCCTGGCCGGCGACGACACGGACTGGGCCGCCCTGTCGCAGCACATCGCCGCCAAGCGCGCGCAGGTGCGGCAGGATATCGCCCGCCTGCGCCAGCTCGACGCGCAATTGGCCGACATCGACACGGAAATCGGCGACTGCCTGGCGCGCCAGCGTCTGCAAAAGGCCGCTTGA
- a CDS encoding substrate-binding periplasmic protein, producing MKQASMARLLAAALLMPALAAAAGLRIVGEHLPPSSMMEGNVVVGRETLKVRGIMARAGIAYSIELLPWKRAYAQALREADTCIFSTSRTQEREAQFRWIGPLNEAEWILYGLAERHLTLRTLADARGLVIGTVLGDARDDYLRQRGMNVAPVTQEWLNPQKLLLGRIDLWAVGMAVGSKPFVGKEWEGKVVPLLTFNRVQTYLACNKQLPEAQVAAMQRAAAAMRRDGSMAREQLH from the coding sequence ATGAAACAAGCAAGCATGGCACGGCTGCTGGCAGCAGCGCTGCTGATGCCGGCGCTGGCCGCGGCGGCCGGCCTGCGCATCGTCGGCGAGCATTTGCCGCCATCGAGCATGATGGAAGGCAATGTCGTCGTGGGACGTGAAACGCTCAAGGTGCGCGGCATCATGGCGCGCGCCGGTATCGCCTACAGCATCGAATTGCTGCCGTGGAAGCGCGCGTATGCGCAGGCGCTGCGCGAAGCCGACACCTGCATCTTTTCCACCAGCCGCACGCAGGAACGCGAAGCGCAATTTCGCTGGATCGGTCCCCTCAACGAAGCGGAATGGATACTGTATGGACTGGCCGAGCGGCACCTCACCTTGCGCACGCTGGCCGATGCGCGCGGCCTGGTGATCGGCACGGTGCTCGGCGACGCGCGCGACGATTACCTGCGCCAGCGCGGCATGAACGTGGCGCCCGTGACGCAAGAGTGGCTCAATCCGCAAAAGCTGCTGCTGGGGCGTATCGACCTGTGGGCCGTCGGCATGGCGGTGGGCAGCAAGCCTTTCGTCGGCAAGGAGTGGGAGGGCAAGGTGGTGCCGCTGCTGACCTTCAACCGCGTGCAGACTTACCTCGCCTGCAACAAGCAATTGCCCGAGGCGCAGGTAGCGGCCATGCAGCGCGCGGCGGCCGCCATGCGCCGCGACGGCAGCATGGCGCGCGAACAGCTGCACTGA
- a CDS encoding SpoIIE family protein phosphatase has protein sequence MHLPRYRTSVASDLCIATESVQADASNFAVLELFTERRDMMSLPVTEQHKPIGLISRNIFMSQMSKPFYHEVYGKKSCIAFMDKEPLIVDGAMSIEDLTFRAVEAGEKALADGFIITEDGALAGVGFGLQLMNVVATMQAEKNRQIMHSIDYASVIQRALLRTSDAELRATLPDAHLEWQPRDVVGGDFYFFERHTGGWFAAIADCTGHGVPGAFMTLIASSALSQALRELGPHDPAALIGAVSRAIKTLLGQDGASTGHHAGSNDGMDCAFLCYDTASASLRFAGAKLALHVVAPGEDSVRAIDGARMGVGYVDTPAGYCWHNETLAIPAGSLLFLTTDGLLDQIGGARDIAYGKRRMREQLLARRHAPAGDVAAALLQDSAAWQGAQPRRDDLTFFCFRL, from the coding sequence TTGCATCTTCCCCGTTATCGCACGTCCGTGGCGTCCGACCTGTGCATCGCCACGGAATCCGTGCAGGCCGACGCCAGCAATTTCGCCGTGCTGGAACTGTTCACGGAACGGCGCGACATGATGAGCCTGCCCGTCACGGAACAGCACAAGCCCATCGGCTTGATCAGCCGCAACATCTTCATGTCGCAGATGTCCAAGCCCTTCTATCACGAGGTGTACGGCAAGAAGAGCTGCATCGCCTTCATGGACAAGGAACCGCTGATCGTCGACGGCGCCATGAGCATCGAAGACCTCACCTTCCGCGCCGTCGAAGCGGGCGAGAAGGCGCTGGCCGACGGCTTCATCATCACCGAAGATGGCGCGCTGGCCGGCGTGGGCTTCGGCTTGCAGCTGATGAACGTGGTCGCTACCATGCAGGCGGAAAAGAACCGGCAGATCATGCACAGCATCGATTACGCCAGCGTGATCCAGCGCGCCCTGCTGCGCACCTCCGATGCGGAACTGCGCGCCACCCTGCCCGACGCGCACCTGGAATGGCAGCCGCGCGACGTCGTCGGCGGCGACTTCTACTTTTTCGAACGCCACACGGGCGGCTGGTTCGCCGCCATCGCCGACTGCACGGGCCACGGCGTGCCAGGCGCCTTCATGACCCTGATCGCCTCGTCGGCCCTGAGCCAGGCCCTGCGCGAACTGGGGCCGCACGATCCGGCCGCCCTGATCGGCGCCGTCAGCCGCGCCATCAAGACCTTGCTGGGCCAGGATGGCGCCAGCACCGGCCACCACGCCGGCTCGAATGACGGCATGGATTGTGCCTTTTTGTGCTACGACACGGCCAGCGCCAGCCTGCGTTTCGCGGGGGCGAAACTGGCGCTGCACGTGGTCGCGCCGGGCGAGGACAGCGTGCGCGCCATCGACGGCGCGCGCATGGGCGTGGGCTATGTCGACACGCCGGCCGGCTACTGCTGGCACAACGAGACGCTGGCCATACCCGCCGGCAGCCTGCTGTTCCTCACCACCGACGGCTTGCTCGACCAGATCGGCGGCGCGCGCGACATCGCCTACGGCAAGCGCCGCATGCGCGAGCAGCTGCTGGCGCGACGCCACGCTCCCGCCGGCGACGTGGCGGCGGCCCTGCTGCAGGACAGCGCCGCGTGGCAGGGAGCGCAGCCGCGCCGCGACGACCTGACTTTTTTCTGTTTCCGCCTGTAG
- a CDS encoding MetQ/NlpA family ABC transporter substrate-binding protein, protein MNHIRRTLLVAATSLAFATAAHAKDPKELVIGTSSGPYSDQLKLGIKPILEKQGYKVKIVEFNDYVQPNYALAEGSLDANVFQHIVYLTKFATDNKLPLSPLITVPTMPIGLYGGKQKSLADVKNGATITMPNDPTNQARALVMLAKMGWIKLKPNVDPLRASERDVLENPKKLKLVPLEAAQLPRSLADADYAFVNGNFALAAGMKLTSALAVEKISDSYINLVAIRTADKAKPWVKDLEAAYRSRAFLDATNKYLAGYEKTDYQLALEKTLKK, encoded by the coding sequence ATGAACCACATTCGCCGCACCCTGCTCGTCGCCGCCACCAGCCTGGCCTTCGCCACCGCCGCACACGCCAAGGACCCGAAAGAACTCGTCATCGGCACCAGTTCCGGCCCCTACTCGGACCAGCTGAAACTGGGCATCAAGCCTATCCTGGAAAAACAGGGCTACAAGGTCAAGATCGTGGAATTCAACGACTACGTGCAGCCGAACTACGCGCTGGCCGAAGGTTCGCTCGACGCCAACGTGTTCCAGCACATCGTGTATCTGACCAAGTTCGCCACCGATAACAAGCTGCCATTGAGCCCCTTGATCACCGTGCCGACCATGCCGATCGGCCTGTACGGCGGCAAGCAGAAGTCCCTGGCCGACGTGAAGAACGGCGCCACCATCACCATGCCGAACGACCCGACCAACCAGGCGCGCGCGCTGGTGATGCTGGCCAAGATGGGCTGGATCAAACTGAAACCGAACGTCGACCCGCTGCGCGCGTCCGAACGCGACGTGCTGGAAAATCCGAAGAAGCTGAAACTGGTGCCGCTGGAAGCGGCGCAGCTGCCACGCTCGCTGGCGGACGCCGACTACGCTTTCGTCAACGGTAACTTCGCCCTGGCCGCCGGCATGAAGCTGACGTCGGCCCTCGCCGTGGAAAAGATCTCGGACAGCTACATCAACCTGGTTGCCATCCGCACGGCCGACAAGGCCAAGCCATGGGTCAAGGACCTGGAAGCGGCCTACCGCTCGCGCGCCTTCCTCGACGCGACGAACAAGTATTTGGCCGGCTACGAAAAGACGGACTACCAGCTGGCGCTGGAAAAAACGCTGAAAAAATAA
- a CDS encoding LysR family transcriptional regulator, with protein MDRFDAMRIFTRIVELRSFTQAAHDLGYPKATVTHAIKQLEARLRVRLLQRTTRQVTPTPDGEAYYQRCVRLLADLEETEAVFSSAAQQPAGKLRIDLHATLAMHFVMPVLDQFCARYPLIELEIGMGDRLVDLVREGVDCVLRVGELGDSSMVARRVALLEQLTCASPAYLAAHGTPENLAQLAGHRAVNFFSAQTGKVWPFDFKVDGQRHSVALPGTVSVNNADAYHACCRAGMGLIQAPRYHLESALAAGDLVEVLRDLRPDPLPVSVLYPHHRQLSRRVRVFADWVASVFAEAN; from the coding sequence ATGGACCGATTTGATGCGATGCGGATATTTACGCGCATCGTCGAGTTACGCAGTTTCACGCAGGCGGCGCATGACCTCGGCTACCCGAAAGCGACGGTCACGCATGCGATCAAGCAGCTCGAAGCGCGGCTGCGCGTGCGCCTGCTGCAGCGAACCACGCGGCAAGTCACGCCCACGCCCGATGGCGAAGCGTATTACCAGCGCTGCGTGCGCTTGCTGGCGGACCTGGAAGAAACGGAAGCCGTGTTTTCCTCGGCGGCGCAGCAGCCGGCCGGCAAGCTGCGCATCGACTTGCACGCGACCCTGGCCATGCATTTCGTCATGCCCGTGCTGGACCAGTTCTGCGCCCGCTATCCCTTGATCGAACTGGAAATCGGCATGGGCGACCGCCTCGTCGACCTGGTGCGCGAAGGCGTCGATTGCGTGCTGCGCGTGGGCGAACTGGGCGACTCGTCGATGGTGGCGCGCAGGGTGGCGTTGCTCGAACAGCTTACCTGCGCCAGTCCCGCCTACCTGGCCGCGCACGGCACGCCGGAAAATTTGGCGCAACTGGCGGGCCACCGCGCCGTCAATTTCTTTTCCGCCCAAACGGGCAAGGTCTGGCCCTTCGATTTCAAGGTGGATGGGCAGCGGCACAGCGTGGCCTTGCCGGGCACGGTGTCCGTCAACAATGCGGACGCGTACCACGCCTGCTGCCGCGCGGGCATGGGCCTGATTCAGGCGCCCCGGTATCACCTTGAATCGGCGCTAGCTGCGGGCGACCTGGTGGAAGTGCTGCGGGACTTGCGTCCCGACCCGCTGCCCGTGTCCGTGCTGTATCCCCATCACCGGCAATTGTCGCGACGCGTACGCGTGTTTGCCGACTGGGTCGCCAGCGTGTTTGCCGAGGCGAATTGA